The following coding sequences are from one Epilithonimonas vandammei window:
- a CDS encoding YkgJ family cysteine cluster protein has product MDLDFYKKQAQQKQKDHKKFLEGLKKKPPKNLDYLVVEKHEETFEEIDCLSCANCCKTTGPLYTEKDIERISKHLRMKQSDFESKFLRVDEDNDKVLQNLPCFFLNGDNTCSIYDVRPKACREYPHTDRKKIYQINNLTLKNTLICPAAYVFVEKMRSLLDK; this is encoded by the coding sequence ATGGACCTTGATTTCTATAAAAAACAAGCACAACAAAAACAGAAAGACCACAAAAAATTCTTGGAAGGACTCAAAAAGAAACCGCCGAAAAATCTGGATTATTTGGTTGTAGAAAAACACGAAGAAACCTTTGAGGAAATAGACTGTCTTAGTTGTGCGAATTGCTGTAAAACAACAGGTCCACTTTACACAGAAAAAGATATCGAGAGAATATCCAAACATCTCAGAATGAAACAATCTGATTTTGAGTCTAAGTTTCTGCGAGTGGATGAAGACAATGATAAAGTCCTTCAAAATTTACCTTGCTTTTTCCTGAATGGTGATAATACTTGCTCAATCTATGATGTTCGTCCCAAAGCTTGTCGGGAATATCCTCACACAGATCGCAAGAAGATATATCAGATCAATAACTTGACTCTTAAAAATACATTGATCTGTCCCGCTGCTTATGTTTTCGTGGAAAAAATGAGGAGTCTACTGGATAAGTAA
- a CDS encoding group III truncated hemoglobin, with amino-acid sequence MNDITTRQDVELLVNRFYDQVIKDDLIGFFFTDIAKIDLSKHLPKMYNFWESILLGNPVYEGNPMRVHFPLNEVTAMEEKHFNRWLQVWEKTVHDNFEGENAETAITRALNIARIMSYKMTNARSSE; translated from the coding sequence ATGAATGACATCACAACACGCCAGGACGTGGAATTATTAGTAAATCGTTTTTATGACCAGGTGATAAAAGATGACTTAATTGGATTCTTTTTCACTGACATTGCAAAAATAGACCTCAGCAAGCATCTTCCGAAAATGTATAATTTTTGGGAAAGCATTTTACTGGGAAATCCTGTTTATGAAGGAAACCCTATGCGTGTTCATTTTCCCCTGAATGAAGTTACTGCGATGGAAGAAAAACATTTCAACCGCTGGCTGCAGGTTTGGGAGAAGACCGTGCACGATAATTTTGAAGGCGAAAATGCTGAAACTGCTATTACCAGAGCTTTGAATATTGCCAGAATTATGAGCTACAAAATGACAAATGCGAGAAGTAGTGAGTAA
- a CDS encoding IS982 family transposase encodes MILKDQITTIFVQIDDFCKEFDLQIKNLKLNAAGDNKKRRNRSCLMSDSEIITIMIGFHLGAHKTFKHYYKEIVCGYWKDLFPKSLSYNRFVELQQRSFVVFALFLREKGLGKCTGISFMDSTTLKVCRNQRIHNHKVFKGLAERGKSSMGWFYGFKLHLLCNEKGELLSFYLTKGNVDDRNPKHIKKMTKQLFGKVFADKGYLSKALWEMLFADGIQLFTKLRKNMKNHIMKMEDKILLRKRAIIETINDELKNHCQVEHTRHRSVNNFMINILGGLTAYCFFPKKPSLNLKKVNDGQLFLNFA; translated from the coding sequence ATGATTTTGAAAGACCAAATTACAACTATTTTTGTACAGATTGATGATTTTTGTAAAGAATTTGATTTGCAAATCAAAAATTTGAAATTAAATGCGGCTGGAGATAATAAGAAAAGAAGAAATCGATCTTGTTTAATGTCCGATTCTGAAATTATTACTATTATGATAGGCTTTCATTTAGGAGCACACAAAACTTTCAAGCATTACTATAAAGAAATTGTTTGCGGATATTGGAAAGATTTGTTCCCGAAAAGCCTTTCTTACAACAGGTTTGTGGAATTGCAGCAAAGAAGTTTTGTGGTCTTTGCATTATTTTTGAGAGAAAAAGGATTAGGAAAATGTACTGGAATTAGCTTTATGGATAGTACAACATTGAAAGTCTGCCGTAACCAAAGAATTCACAATCATAAGGTTTTCAAAGGTTTGGCAGAACGTGGAAAATCTTCGATGGGTTGGTTTTACGGGTTTAAACTGCATTTGCTTTGCAACGAAAAAGGGGAACTTTTATCCTTTTATTTAACGAAAGGAAATGTGGATGACAGAAATCCAAAACATATTAAGAAAATGACTAAACAACTTTTTGGAAAAGTATTTGCAGATAAAGGTTACCTTTCAAAAGCGCTTTGGGAGATGCTTTTTGCAGATGGAATACAGCTTTTCACTAAACTTAGAAAAAATATGAAAAATCATATTATGAAAATGGAAGATAAGATTTTACTCCGAAAAAGAGCCATAATTGAAACGATTAATGATGAACTAAAAAACCATTGTCAAGTGGAACACACCCGACACAGAAGCGTCAATAATTTTATGATCAATATTTTGGGAGGACTAACAGCCTATTGTTTCTTTCCAAAAAAACCGTCACTCAACTTGAAAAAAGTAAATGACGGTCAATTATTTTTGAACTTCGCTTAA
- a CDS encoding DUF6122 family protein, whose product MDYIRPVIHYFLHFCFPLVLAYIFFRKDWKKAYFIMLGTMLVDADHLLSTPVFAPDRCSINFHPLHTVWAMSIYVIFLFFRGNVRIIGIALLFHMLTDWIDFQLQHLNF is encoded by the coding sequence ATGGATTATATAAGACCAGTCATCCACTATTTTCTGCACTTTTGTTTTCCATTGGTTTTGGCCTACATCTTTTTTAGGAAAGACTGGAAAAAGGCCTATTTCATTATGCTTGGAACAATGTTGGTAGATGCAGATCATCTACTGAGTACACCTGTTTTTGCCCCAGACAGATGCAGTATCAATTTTCATCCGCTCCACACGGTATGGGCAATGAGTATCTATGTAATATTTTTATTTTTCAGAGGAAATGTTAGGATTATTGGCATTGCTTTACTCTTTCACATGCTTACCGATTGGATAGATTTCCAGTTACAGCATCTTAATTTCTAG
- a CDS encoding DNA alkylation repair protein gives MNQSIVSEIKTALQELSIPGKAEIMQTFFKTGKGEYGEGDVFIGVAVPDQRSVAKEFYSKIFLEELIELLSSKIHEHRLTALLILVHQFEKTKDKIKQKEIINFYLKHTKHINNWDLVDTSCYKILGRYCFENQDSKILEKLSDSKNMWEMRMAIVGTMHHIKKGQFELTKNFALKNLKHPHDLMHKANGWLLREMGKMNEKELLDFLNLHYKEMPRTCLRYAIEKLEEEVRKNYLKGRI, from the coding sequence ATGAATCAATCTATTGTCTCAGAGATAAAGACAGCGCTCCAGGAACTTTCGATTCCAGGAAAAGCTGAAATTATGCAAACTTTTTTCAAAACCGGAAAAGGAGAATATGGAGAAGGTGATGTTTTTATTGGCGTTGCTGTTCCGGACCAGAGAAGTGTAGCAAAAGAATTTTATAGTAAGATTTTTCTTGAAGAACTCATTGAATTATTATCTTCAAAAATTCACGAACATCGTCTGACGGCTTTGCTGATTTTGGTTCATCAATTTGAGAAAACTAAGGATAAAATCAAGCAAAAAGAAATCATTAATTTTTATCTGAAACATACAAAACATATCAACAATTGGGATTTGGTTGATACATCGTGTTATAAAATTTTAGGTCGATATTGTTTTGAAAATCAGGATTCTAAAATATTAGAAAAACTTTCTGATTCGAAAAATATGTGGGAAATGCGAATGGCGATTGTCGGAACAATGCATCACATCAAAAAAGGACAATTTGAATTAACCAAAAACTTCGCTCTCAAAAACCTGAAACATCCACACGATCTAATGCACAAAGCTAACGGTTGGCTTCTCCGAGAAATGGGAAAAATGAACGAAAAAGAATTATTAGATTTCCTCAATCTTCATTACAAAGAAATGCCCAGAACTTGTCTCCGTTATGCGATTGAGAAATTGGAAGAAGAAGTAAGAAAAAATTATCTTAAAGGGAGAATATAA